One stretch of Thermodesulfobacteriota bacterium DNA includes these proteins:
- a CDS encoding regulatory protein GemA gives MTAAGRTRKGKAPRFLGPPDERRALIAKAHLAAAQLGLDEETRRAVQAQVTGHASCAGMSVPELERLLTHYRGKGWTARPSGAARAQRQAAFPQARLIRALWLELRDLGELRDASEGALRSYVRRITGVAALEWLAKEPQKARQVIETLKKWIARVQRERAQAQEGGGET, from the coding sequence ATGACGGCGGCGGGCCGCACGCGCAAGGGGAAGGCGCCTCGGTTCCTGGGGCCGCCGGACGAGCGACGGGCGCTGATCGCGAAGGCGCACCTGGCGGCGGCGCAGCTCGGGCTCGACGAGGAGACGCGCCGCGCGGTGCAGGCGCAGGTAACGGGGCACGCAAGCTGCGCGGGGATGAGCGTGCCGGAGCTGGAGCGGCTGCTCACGCACTACCGGGGCAAGGGGTGGACGGCCCGGCCGTCCGGCGCCGCCCGGGCGCAGCGGCAGGCGGCCTTTCCCCAGGCGCGGCTGATTCGGGCGCTGTGGCTGGAACTGCGGGACCTCGGCGAGCTCCGCGACGCCTCGGAGGGGGCGCTGCGAAGCTACGTGCGGCGCATTACCGGGGTCGCGGCGCTGGAGTGGCTGGCCAAGGAGCCGCAGAAGGCGCGGCAGGTGATCGAGACGCTGAAGAAGTGGATCGCGCGGGTGCAGCGGGAGCGCGCGCAGGCGCAAGAGGGCGGAGGAGAAACATGA
- a CDS encoding Mor transcription activator family protein has translation MRGAGDGQLALFELPEAEGAGVEAPAELPESLRQLLEVGFPGEALGRLVEGFGGVVLYVPKSPGDDSRLVQVLGEGAAWQLCRHLGGCRFAVPRGYRAALAARNAGIRRDADAGVPMAELVRRYQITERQVWKVLGEG, from the coding sequence ATGCGCGGTGCAGGCGACGGGCAGTTGGCGCTGTTCGAGCTGCCGGAGGCCGAGGGGGCGGGGGTGGAGGCCCCCGCGGAGCTGCCCGAGAGCCTGCGGCAGCTCCTTGAAGTGGGGTTTCCGGGGGAGGCCCTGGGGCGGCTGGTGGAGGGGTTCGGGGGGGTGGTGTTGTACGTGCCGAAAAGCCCCGGGGACGACAGCCGTCTGGTGCAGGTGTTGGGCGAGGGGGCGGCGTGGCAGCTCTGCCGGCACCTGGGAGGCTGCCGGTTCGCCGTGCCCCGGGGGTACCGGGCGGCGCTGGCGGCGCGTAACGCGGGGATCCGGCGCGACGCCGACGCGGGGGTGCCGATGGCGGAGCTGGTGAGGCGGTACCAGATCACGGAGCGGCAGGTGTGGAAGGTGTTGGGGGAGGGCTGA